The following are encoded together in the Capsulimonas corticalis genome:
- a CDS encoding DUF1559 domain-containing protein produces the protein MYRYFTNARRQNQFRGFTLIELLVVIAIIAILAAILFPVFAKAREKARQAACMSNLKQIGLGIMQYLQDNDEIYPVTNHWNASGDTTNWGQDIYPYVKSTQVFHCPSDPSNNTLAKTIYATPAIPASYRYNNELGQFNQDGPTGWGGAHKDSQIKEPATRIMVTEADSAFRDDPGIVWDDWRDTYFRDLVAARHVGRMNMIFMDGHVKALRPIQTVVNGSMWGYIYGSTQTDCPVGANWEDAINCNDTNATIVQDLSLLDQKYNQ, from the coding sequence ATGTATCGTTACTTTACCAATGCGCGGCGGCAAAATCAATTTCGCGGGTTTACGCTTATTGAGCTTCTCGTTGTTATCGCAATCATTGCAATTCTCGCGGCTATTTTGTTCCCGGTCTTCGCGAAAGCCCGGGAGAAGGCGCGGCAGGCGGCGTGTATGAGCAATTTGAAGCAGATCGGGCTGGGGATCATGCAATACTTGCAGGATAACGATGAGATTTATCCCGTGACGAATCATTGGAACGCCAGCGGCGACACCACAAATTGGGGACAGGACATTTACCCTTATGTGAAGAGCACGCAGGTATTCCACTGCCCGTCGGACCCCAGCAACAATACGCTGGCGAAGACCATCTACGCGACGCCCGCGATTCCAGCGTCCTATCGTTACAATAACGAACTAGGACAATTCAATCAGGACGGACCTACGGGGTGGGGCGGAGCGCACAAAGATTCTCAGATTAAAGAGCCAGCCACTCGAATTATGGTGACGGAGGCGGACTCGGCGTTTCGCGACGATCCGGGAATCGTTTGGGACGATTGGCGCGACACGTACTTTCGAGACCTCGTCGCCGCCCGCCATGTCGGTCGTATGAACATGATCTTCATGGATGGGCATGTCAAGGCGCTGCGGCCAATTCAGACTGTCGTGAACGGCAGCATGTGGGGATATATCTATGGCTCCACGCAAACAGACTGCCCCGTCGGCGCCAACTGGGAAGACGCCATCAACTGCAACGACACCAACGCCACCATCGTCCAAGATTTATCGCTTCTCGATCAGAAATACAATCAATAG
- a CDS encoding beta-galactosidase, giving the protein MHRFFLRHVFTPAALCALALSASAQCRADDGMFPPAPAAKARIDFDGRGFLIDGNRTFIASGSLHYPRVPRALWRDRLLKFKRAGLNTVETYAFWNFHEEQEGQWDFTGDRDINAFLKLVKELGMYAIVRVGPYVCAEWDSGGYPIWLRFKPGVRVREDNPEFEKYMDRWFDKIMPIVAANQIHRGGSVIMVQLENEHPQSWGTSIPNNYFKHLQAKAISMGIEVPYFFSGEHHEADPGDEPWDSVGRTNPWFSTEFYPGWFSIYGPVDNPEERRHSTWRVLANGGNGYNYYMFHGGTNFGYWNNNEDAASYDYGCPIGQAGDIRPDYYLLKNAAYFARGFQDVLEDSVNATSAYSGAATNAEIAITARKSPAGTIVFLDNKGKSPCVSQVKDASGRVYPSAGPIQFDKFEVVPIVSGFAVAGSIKIAFSATRILGLFDQNGEKTLVVYGHPGEPGEMTFDAPAGAVVTGPAGSWATDADGKKTLKILFSEGAPAEFRLSSGGNHVRILAMSIDQALKTWSVTAGAGSYLMTGPAYVGDVSATARGLALDTQSPLDVAPGRVWVYGPSIDGGAQDAADAASGVPTTAPHLGTWKEHLVTAQAAGMDDSGWRASRDPEQMGVDGDRTAYAWYRTHINASAAGEYALWFNSARDRLIPFLDGKRVQPTKDTVNPLVLDLPAGTHSLAIFATHAGRDKIFGYMGPITDYDSKGLVGPAFLRSPNSASYPLDAWVGKPAKENDPIPVPGDPALVPIKVGVDAFKSGGEFYWYQTTLPAIQGASPTGTLRFESVDDIGVIYVNGKKLATHSGWDQAFSVPLDGVLLPGKPNILSVLVQNTNGPGGVLKPVTLTAFTDSTPITGWKMRGGIGEPAAITDWKPTGGDAPGVPRYYQTTFAYDGSSRENAVIRVVPDPKAHGFIWVNGHNIGRYPETLHVEGLYIPECWLKSGANSLIVFDEDGMGAENIHLRIEDVASWNNGVVNIAAK; this is encoded by the coding sequence GCCAAGGCGCGGATCGACTTCGACGGGCGCGGTTTTCTCATTGACGGCAATCGAACGTTTATCGCCTCGGGCAGCCTGCATTATCCGCGCGTTCCGCGCGCGCTGTGGCGCGATCGACTGCTGAAGTTCAAGCGGGCCGGCCTCAATACGGTGGAGACATACGCCTTTTGGAACTTCCATGAGGAGCAGGAGGGGCAGTGGGATTTCACCGGCGATCGAGACATCAACGCCTTTCTCAAACTGGTCAAGGAACTGGGCATGTACGCGATCGTGCGCGTCGGCCCTTACGTCTGCGCCGAATGGGACAGCGGCGGCTATCCGATTTGGCTGCGTTTCAAGCCTGGCGTCCGCGTTCGCGAAGATAATCCGGAATTCGAGAAGTATATGGATCGGTGGTTCGACAAGATTATGCCGATTGTCGCCGCGAATCAAATTCATCGCGGCGGCTCCGTAATCATGGTGCAATTGGAAAACGAGCATCCGCAGTCCTGGGGAACTTCGATCCCCAATAATTACTTCAAGCATCTCCAGGCGAAGGCGATTTCCATGGGGATCGAAGTTCCGTATTTCTTCAGCGGAGAGCATCACGAAGCCGATCCCGGCGATGAGCCCTGGGACAGCGTCGGCCGGACCAACCCCTGGTTTTCGACGGAGTTTTATCCGGGCTGGTTCAGCATTTATGGACCGGTGGACAATCCAGAAGAGCGGCGTCATTCGACATGGCGAGTGCTGGCAAATGGCGGCAATGGCTACAATTACTATATGTTCCATGGCGGCACGAACTTTGGTTACTGGAACAATAATGAGGACGCCGCCAGCTATGACTACGGCTGCCCGATCGGTCAGGCGGGGGATATCCGTCCCGACTATTACTTGCTGAAAAACGCCGCCTACTTTGCGCGCGGCTTTCAGGATGTGCTGGAAGACAGCGTCAACGCGACCAGCGCCTATTCCGGAGCGGCGACCAACGCTGAAATTGCGATCACCGCGCGCAAGAGTCCGGCGGGAACGATCGTTTTTCTGGACAACAAAGGGAAATCGCCGTGTGTGAGCCAGGTCAAGGATGCTTCGGGCCGTGTGTATCCATCTGCCGGACCGATCCAGTTCGATAAATTTGAAGTCGTCCCAATTGTGTCGGGCTTTGCAGTCGCCGGCTCGATCAAGATCGCCTTTTCCGCGACTCGAATACTCGGGCTCTTTGATCAAAACGGCGAGAAAACACTGGTTGTCTACGGTCATCCCGGCGAACCCGGAGAGATGACGTTTGACGCTCCAGCAGGCGCTGTAGTGACAGGGCCTGCCGGAAGCTGGGCGACGGACGCTGATGGGAAGAAGACGCTGAAGATCTTGTTCTCGGAGGGCGCGCCCGCCGAGTTCCGGCTCTCTTCGGGCGGCAATCATGTGCGCATTCTCGCCATGTCGATCGATCAGGCGCTCAAGACCTGGTCCGTCACGGCAGGCGCCGGCAGCTATCTTATGACCGGGCCTGCGTATGTCGGCGATGTGTCGGCGACGGCGCGAGGTCTGGCGCTGGATACGCAAAGTCCGCTGGACGTCGCGCCGGGGCGTGTCTGGGTCTATGGCCCCTCCATCGACGGCGGCGCGCAAGACGCCGCAGACGCCGCCAGCGGCGTTCCGACAACTGCTCCTCATCTGGGAACCTGGAAGGAACATCTCGTGACGGCCCAGGCGGCGGGCATGGACGACAGCGGATGGAGAGCCTCGCGCGATCCCGAGCAGATGGGCGTCGACGGCGACCGAACGGCTTACGCCTGGTATCGTACGCACATCAACGCCTCGGCGGCTGGAGAGTACGCTCTCTGGTTCAACTCCGCGCGAGATCGTCTGATCCCATTTCTCGATGGGAAACGCGTGCAGCCGACGAAAGACACAGTCAATCCGCTCGTGCTGGATCTGCCGGCGGGAACACACTCCCTGGCGATCTTCGCCACGCACGCTGGCCGCGACAAGATCTTTGGGTATATGGGACCGATCACCGATTACGATTCCAAGGGACTCGTCGGCCCGGCGTTTTTGCGCTCCCCGAATAGCGCCTCCTATCCCCTGGACGCCTGGGTGGGCAAGCCGGCCAAGGAGAATGATCCCATTCCTGTTCCCGGCGATCCCGCATTGGTTCCGATCAAAGTAGGCGTTGACGCTTTCAAATCCGGCGGGGAATTCTATTGGTATCAGACCACGCTTCCCGCGATCCAGGGAGCTAGTCCTACCGGAACGCTGCGCTTTGAAAGCGTGGACGACATTGGCGTGATTTATGTCAACGGCAAGAAGCTCGCCACGCACTCTGGCTGGGATCAAGCCTTTAGCGTGCCGCTTGACGGCGTACTTCTTCCCGGCAAGCCGAATATCCTGAGCGTCCTGGTGCAGAATACCAACGGCCCTGGCGGCGTCCTGAAGCCGGTCACCCTGACCGCGTTCACGGACAGCACGCCGATCACCGGCTGGAAGATGCGCGGCGGCATCGGCGAACCCGCCGCCATTACGGACTGGAAGCCGACCGGCGGCGATGCGCCGGGCGTCCCGCGCTATTACCAAACCACGTTTGCATACGACGGCTCTTCCAGAGAAAACGCAGTGATCCGCGTTGTTCCCGATCCGAAGGCGCATGGCTTCATCTGGGTCAACGGGCATAACATCGGCCGTTATCCGGAAACGCTGCATGTGGAAGGGCTTTATATTCCCGAGTGCTGGCTGAAATCCGGCGCTAACTCTCTGATTGTTTTCGATGAAGACGGCATGGGCGCCGAGAATATCCACCTGAGGATCGAAGACGTCGCCAGCTGGAATAACGGCGTTGTGAATATCGCCGCCAAGTAA